The Nitrospira sp. genome window below encodes:
- a CDS encoding proline--tRNA ligase yields MKTSQLLIPTLRDDPGEAETVSHRLMLRAGLIRKVAAGIYTYLPLGLRVIRKIEQIIREEMNRAGAQELLMPIASPAELWKETARWDYYGKELVRFKDRHERDFCLGPTHEEVITDLFRREVRSYRQLPLNFYQIQTKFRDEIRPRFGLMRGREFIMKDAYSFDLDEAGATISYQRMYDAYTRIFTRCGLTFRPVEADTGLIGGDVSHEFMVLAETGEATVAYSTEGSYAANLERAEACPPTKADTSALLPLTAVDTPQRRTVEEVTAFLKISSQQLVKTLLYRSGTESVAVLIRGDHEVNEVKLARLLQVTDVTLADPETVQRLTGCPPGFAGPIGLRQVRILADRAVEGIKNVVIGANKADTHYQNANIGRDFSVEQFADLRNVLAGDPSPRGPGVLTLAKGIEVGQVFLLGTKYSQKMNATILDEQGKERLAIMGCYGIGVGRTAAAAIEQHHDDKGIIWPFPIAPFHVHVLTVSQSEKTTETAARLYSELENAGFEVLWDDRPDRAGVKFNDADLIGIPFQIVIGDKGLADGIVEVKIRKGGHKSRIAPHNLVDHLKTLRIEHDPSVR; encoded by the coding sequence ATGAAGACATCTCAGTTACTTATTCCCACGCTACGGGACGATCCCGGAGAAGCCGAAACCGTCAGCCATCGATTGATGTTGCGCGCCGGGCTGATCCGCAAGGTCGCGGCGGGGATCTACACCTATCTTCCGCTCGGCTTGCGGGTCATCCGGAAGATCGAGCAGATTATCCGCGAGGAGATGAATCGAGCCGGCGCCCAGGAGCTGCTGATGCCGATCGCATCCCCTGCGGAACTTTGGAAAGAAACCGCTCGTTGGGACTACTACGGGAAGGAGCTCGTACGGTTCAAGGATCGTCACGAACGGGATTTCTGTTTGGGGCCGACCCATGAAGAAGTCATTACGGATCTCTTCCGGCGAGAAGTGCGTTCGTATCGCCAGCTCCCGTTGAACTTTTACCAAATCCAAACCAAATTCCGAGATGAGATCCGTCCCCGCTTCGGTCTCATGCGTGGGCGTGAGTTCATCATGAAAGACGCCTATAGCTTTGATCTCGACGAGGCCGGCGCCACGATCAGCTACCAACGTATGTATGACGCTTACACGCGGATATTCACACGCTGCGGCCTGACCTTCCGGCCTGTAGAAGCAGACACAGGGCTGATCGGTGGGGATGTCTCGCATGAGTTCATGGTGCTCGCCGAAACGGGTGAAGCAACGGTCGCATACAGTACGGAGGGATCCTATGCCGCCAACCTTGAACGGGCTGAGGCATGTCCCCCCACTAAAGCAGATACAAGTGCGTTACTCCCGCTGACCGCCGTTGATACGCCTCAACGCCGGACGGTAGAAGAGGTCACAGCCTTTCTAAAGATTTCATCTCAGCAACTAGTGAAGACATTACTGTATCGATCCGGAACTGAATCGGTTGCTGTCTTGATCCGGGGAGATCATGAAGTCAACGAAGTCAAACTGGCGCGGTTGCTCCAGGTGACGGATGTCACATTGGCGGATCCTGAAACCGTCCAGCGTCTCACAGGGTGCCCTCCAGGATTTGCAGGGCCGATCGGGTTGCGGCAGGTTCGCATTCTTGCCGATCGGGCCGTCGAAGGAATAAAAAACGTCGTGATCGGCGCCAACAAGGCCGACACACACTACCAGAACGCTAACATCGGTCGCGATTTCTCCGTTGAACAATTTGCCGATCTTCGGAATGTGCTAGCCGGCGATCCGTCCCCTCGTGGTCCTGGTGTGTTGACCCTCGCCAAGGGAATCGAAGTTGGACAAGTATTCCTGCTCGGCACCAAGTACAGTCAGAAAATGAACGCCACGATCCTCGATGAACAAGGCAAAGAGCGCCTAGCCATCATGGGTTGTTACGGCATCGGTGTGGGACGCACGGCAGCCGCAGCGATCGAACAACATCACGACGACAAAGGCATTATCTGGCCGTTTCCCATCGCACCGTTTCATGTTCACGTGCTGACGGTCAGCCAATCTGAAAAGACGACCGAAACCGCTGCCCGGCTCTACTCAGAGTTAGAGAATGCGGGCTTTGAGGTCCTATGGGACGATCGTCCTGATCGAGCAGGGGTAAAATTCAATGACGCCGATCTGATCGGAATCCCCTTTCAAATCGTCATTGGCGACAAGGGCCTCGCCGACGGAATAGTGGAGGTCAAGATCCGGAAGGGAGGACACAAGTCACGGATAGCCCCTCACAATCTGGTGGACCACCTGAAAACACTTCGCATCGAGCATGACCCATCTGTTCGGTGA